The proteins below are encoded in one region of Candidatus Rokuibacteriota bacterium:
- a CDS encoding addiction module protein: MTSRAQALLREVLTLPTAERADVAAELLASLDDAPPDSPAEVEAAWAHEIERRARRVMSGESAGEAWEDVRARVVNRLTSR; this comes from the coding sequence ATGACCTCCAGAGCGCAAGCCCTTCTTCGGGAAGTGCTAACCCTGCCGACCGCTGAGCGGGCTGACGTGGCGGCGGAGCTCCTGGCGAGCCTGGACGACGCCCCGCCAGACAGTCCGGCCGAAGTCGAGGCCGCCTGGGCCCACGAGATTGAGCGTCGCGCCAGACGCGTGATGAGCGGCGAATCAGCAGGCGAGGCGTGGGAGGACGTGCGGGCCCGGGTGGTGAACCGCCTGACGTCTCGATGA